Proteins encoded within one genomic window of Methanothrix harundinacea 6Ac:
- the cbiM gene encoding cobalt transporter CbiM yields MVHISDGVLSPPVLAAGFALAGLLLFVTLRDVRAEEIPKISLITAAVFVASLVHFPVGPTSVHLVMNGLAGILLGKRAFVSVAVALTLQAVLFQHGGISVIGVNAVNMGLPALLAWKIFEGRRRLPSPRREVVFGGLAGGAAVLGATLILSAELLVLGEAFTEIAALVLAVHIPIILIEAAVVGLAAGFLQAVKPEMLIRARDSGYGGD; encoded by the coding sequence TTGGTCCACATCTCCGACGGCGTCCTCTCGCCCCCCGTCCTCGCCGCGGGCTTCGCCCTCGCCGGCCTCCTCCTCTTCGTCACCTTGAGGGACGTCCGGGCGGAGGAGATCCCCAAGATCTCCCTCATCACCGCGGCGGTCTTCGTCGCCTCCCTCGTCCACTTCCCCGTCGGGCCGACGAGTGTCCACCTGGTGATGAACGGCCTCGCGGGGATCCTCCTGGGGAAGAGGGCCTTCGTCAGCGTCGCCGTCGCCCTCACCCTCCAGGCGGTCCTCTTCCAGCACGGCGGTATCAGCGTCATCGGGGTCAACGCCGTCAACATGGGGCTTCCGGCCCTCCTCGCCTGGAAGATCTTCGAGGGGCGCCGGCGCCTTCCGTCGCCGAGGAGGGAGGTGGTCTTCGGCGGCCTGGCGGGGGGAGCCGCCGTCCTCGGCGCCACTCTGATCTTATCCGCAGAGCTCCTCGTCCTGGGGGAGGCGTTCACTGAGATCGCCGCCCTCGTCCTCGCCGTCCACATCCCCATCATCCTCATCGAGGCGGCGGTGGTGGGGCTTGCGGCGGGCTTCCTCCAGGCCGTCAAGCCGGAGATGCTTATCCGCGCCAGGGATTCTGGCTATGGAGGCGATTGA